AAGAGTCGAGTCCGTCAGCGTCATGGTCGaactcttcttctgctgctgctctgcctcgCCTCCGTCCGACGAATCGCTCTTTGGTTTACTCTGTTCTTCTGCGCTGCTCTCCTCCACTTTTGTTTCAGATTCAGCTTGTGGCGTCTCTGCAgatttctctgctgcttctgttgtCACTTTGTCATTTATCTTTTCCTCTGAACTCTTTGTCTTAGTCTTTGTCTCTTCTGTGTTCTTGTCCTCCGAACTCTtcttccttgtttttgtttcttccgATTTCTTCTCTTCCAAACTCTTCTTTCGCGTTTTTTgttcttccattttcttttcttccaaattcttctgcatttttgtttcttccaatttcttttcttccaaattctccttctgtgtttttatttcctccgttttcttttctttcgaactcttcttctttgttgtcGTCTCCCCCGATTTCTTATCTTCCAAACTCTTCTTCTGCGTTTTTATCTCTTCTGTTTGATCTGCTGTACTTTTGTCGTCTTTCTTCTCCTGCAATTCTTTGTCAAGTTTTTCGCTCTTCTCCTCATTCTTCTCTTCtagtgttgtcattttttccGTCTCTGTTTCATTCTGCTCTCCTTGCGAATTTGAagctttttgcattttttgttcttCGCTTGTTTTCATCGTCATCTCTTCGTCCttgtccttcttcttcttctctattTCTACTACgttcttgtcttttttgtccTCTGTCACCGCCCTTGTTCTTTCTAATTTCCTCTCAAccttctccccctccttcacctttttcttctcttccacctttctgctgtctgtcttcccctctttcttcttcttctcctcctccgctGCCGCCATCGCTCCTCCCATCATCGTCTTCACCTGAACCTTTGCTCCCTGCCCGACCGTCGCTTTCACGATCTTCCcgattatttttctctcttctttcttttcctcgtCTTTCTGCTCCTTACTTTCATCGCTCTTTTTCACCTctacttttttctctttcactccctcattcttcttttcctcagtcttcattttttcatccctcttctgcacattttcttttgtcttcacctcatctgttttacttttgtcgCTCTTATGTTcatccttctttttcctctctgctgtcatctTTTGTTCGGACATTTtcatcttctccttttcttctttttcatctctttctttcttgtcttccctcttcctctttatttcAGTCTTTACGGTCATTTTCTTGCTGACGGAGGCTTTAGCGCCTGATTTCCTGCTCGTCACTTTGGCGACCGTTGATTCCTTCGCGCTCTTCTTGTCTGTCGTCTTTCTGAGCTCGATCTTCCTGatcaaaacagaaattaaaacatttaacactTCATCTAAAACGCTTCCATCACTTCTGATCCATGCAAGTGTTTTTCTTACTGAGCGCTCTtcatcatctccctcctcttcactcctctCCCGGCCTTCAGCAAACCTCTCAGGGATTTCAACAAACTCTCCCTCTTGGCAGCCAGGCGGCGCTGTCGCTGTCgtaaagaaaaaagattaaCCCTCCACATAGAGACGTTTCCCTTCCTGTATATAGAATCAGCACAACCTCAGTTCATCATATCTGTCCCTCAATAAAGACTCATATACACTACAGTCAGATTGTGTAGAGCGTCGTTACTCTGTGATTTAAGGTTAAATGAGAGAACTGTGATTTAAACCAGTTTTACCTCCTCATCCACAGAACTGCcgtctttctccttttcctctgttgcttttccatctttcactttttctgttgcagtctctcctttcttttcttcctcatcctttgctttcttctcctccttctcccctctTCTCGTCTTCATCCCTTCACTCTCAGACTTTTCTCCActtttctcctccatcatcttcttcttcacctcctctttctttccttcctctcctccatcctttttctgttcctctttctctcctctccttgtcttcaTCCCTTCTCTTTCTAACTTTTCTCcagttttctcctcctccattttcttcttcacctcctctttctttctctcctctgcatccttcgttttcttctccttctgttcctcttttccctcctctgtatcctttttcttctctcctctccttgtcctcctcccttctctctcagACATTTCTCcagtcttctcctcctctgtcttcttcacctcctcgttctttccttcctctcctccatcccttgatttcttctcctcctctgtatcCTTTTTCACCTCCTCAATCTTACCTCTCCTCGTCTTCATTCCTTCACTCTCAGATTTGTCCCCAgttttctcctcctccgtcctctTCAccacttctttctttccttcctctacatcctttgttttctccttctgctcctccttctcttctttcctcgTCTTCATCCGTTCTCTCTCAGACTTTTCTacagttttctcctcctctttcattccttcctctccttcgtcctttgttttcttctcctccttctctcctctcctcatcttccttctttctctctctgacttttctccacttctctcctcctccatcatcttctccttcacctcctctttctttcctgtctctcctccatcctttgttttcctctcctccttctctttcctttctcctctcgtctttgtccctcctctctctgagtTTACTCCCCTtttcttctccatcctctccctcttcttcatctctcttttcttcctctccaacCCGTCAACCTTCACCCAcacctttattttcttctgcaccaccttccctcttttctcctctctcttcctttttcttccttggccctcctctcttctcgtagtctcctccttccctttgctctcatcctgttttgttttctcctcctccttcggTTCCTCTTTCTCCGATCTCCTCGTCTTCATCCCTCGAGCGTCTGCTGAcgtcttctcctctgtctccttttccacctcctcttcatccctctcttttctcttcctcttcactccTTGACTCTCAgacgtctcctcctcctcctcctcctcctcccggtctctctgtcctctgttgttcttgtttgtttgtgtcggAGTTGTTTCTGTGGTCTTCGCCTTCTTACCCGCTgctggaaaaaagagaaacttttAACTACGACGTCGATGAACTTTTGTAGAGTTGATAGTAAAGATAATTAATTATTAGCAGCATgttcagcagctttaaaaagtattcagacccctgcAACCTATTCACAGGATGAATAATAAGAAGAAACTGCCTTAATCCAGGTGAGCAAAGCTTGTAGACTTGAAGATGTAACTGCTGTGTACTGAATAAAGGGTCTGAGCAAAGTCCTTATGAACAAGTCGCACCACTCGGCAGCCATCTTAGCAAAGCCCCCTGGGAATTATTTCTGGCTAAAAACTGAGCCATAAcctctcagacagacagacagccttggtacagtgtgtgttagtTACCTGGAGCAGGACTGGTGGGTGTCCTCTTTTTATGCTGCGAAGCATcaacctgaaaaaataaaacaattagaacaaatgaaaacacttcctctctccctctgtctgaatCCATCAACTGAGTCTGCTCTGTAACGAGCATTTCATGACAGAAAACGTGTGATATTAGCTCCTCTAACTGATGCTAAAGATTTTTCCTCTTGgattctttcttttctcaatgtcattttaaaaccaaaacagaaaacagcgcCCGATCACTGACGGTGTCATTACCTCGGACTCTGCGGATCTGGTCCTGGTAGCAGCAGCATCTGTCTCAGGTCTTTCAGGAGCTGGTTTggagtctgtctttgtttttctgctgcgtGTCGTCGCTGCAGCCTCCGAACCATCTGCAGCCGTGACGTCTGTCGAAGCTGAAGCCGGTTTGGTCTCTGGAGCAGATCTTAACGAGGCTCTCGTGGGAGTTTTAGCagcagtttctgttttattcgTAGCTTTGCTCGGAGCGCTTCGACCAGCAGCTGGTTTGCTGTCGGGCTTCACGGGGGCAGACTTACTGGGGGTTGATTTGGTTGgagtatttttcagtttgtcgTTTGTTGTTTTGGGTGCAGGCGTTTGTTTAGCAGGTGCAGCCTGTGTGTTGGTCTTTGCAGGAATCTGAGGAAGCAACAGAACAGATTATGAATTCATACCACAGCGAGCGAAGGTCGGAGGACACATACGTGAGCGTTTTAGTCGCTGACTTTGAGTTTACTCCCGACTCCAGGTGTGTTCTGGATCTCCCACATGCCCTCGGCGAAGCCCTTGATGCGAACGCCGCTGCCGTACTTCATCTTGTTACCGACGTAGGGGATGATGTTTTCTGGAGGGAGGCTGCctctgaggagggagagagatcaATCACAGACCAATCAATGTTTCCTTATTGATTGCCAACTGATCAGCAGCTGCGTGT
Above is a window of Lates calcarifer isolate ASB-BC8 unplaced genomic scaffold, TLL_Latcal_v3 _unitig_2166_quiver_1328, whole genome shotgun sequence DNA encoding:
- the LOC108892303 gene encoding trichohyalin isoform X4 produces the protein MPGKNSDSFKPGDLVFAKMKGFPYWPARICKSDDGYKKRVPVFFFGTHQIGSLPPENIIPYVGNKMKYGSGVRIKGFAEGMWEIQNTPGVGSKLKIPAKTNTQAAPAKQTPAPKTTNDKLKNTPTKSTPSKSAPVKPDSKPAAGRSAPSKATNKTETAAKTPTRASLRSAPETKPASASTDVTAADGSEAAATTRSRKTKTDSKPAPERPETDAAATRTRSAESEASQHKKRTPTSPAPAGKKAKTTETTPTQTNKNNRGQRDREEEEEEEETSESQGVKRKRKERDEEEVEKETEEKTSADARGMKTRRSEKEEPKEEEKTKQDESKGKEETTRREEGQGRKRKREEKRGKVVQKKIKVWVKVDGLERKKREMKKRERMEKKRGVNSERGGTKTRGERKEKEERKTKDGGETGKKEEVKEKMMEEERSGEKSERERRKMRRGEKEEKKTKDEGEEGMKEEEKTVEKSERERMKTRKEEKEEQKEKTKDVEEGKKEVVKRTEEEKTGDKSESEGMKTRRGKIEEVKKDTEEEKKSRDGGEEGKNEEVKKTEEEKTGEMSEREGRRTRRGEKKKDTEEGKEEQKEKKTKDAEERKKEEVKKKMEEEKTGEKLEREGMKTRRGEKEEQKKDGGEEGKKEEVKKKMMEEKSGEKSESEGMKTRRGEKEEKKAKDEEEKKGETATEKVKDGKATEEKEKDGSSVDEERQRRLAAKRESLLKSLRGLLKAGRGVKRREMMKSAQKIELRKTTDKKSAKESTVAKVTSRKSGAKASVSKKMTVKTEIKRKREDKKERDEKEEKEKMKMSEQKMTAERKKKDEHKSDKSKTDEVKTKENVQKRDEKMKTEEKKNEGVKEKKVEVKKSDESKEQKDEEKKEERKIIGKIVKATVGQGAKVQVKTMMGGAMAAAEEEKKKKEGKTDSRKVEEKKKVKEGEKVERKLERTRAVTEDKKDKNVVEIEKKKKDKDEEMTMKTSEEQKMQKASNSQGEQNETETEKMTTLEEKNEEKSEKLDKELQEKKDDKSTADQTEEIKTQKKSLEDKKSGETTTKKKSSKEKKTEEIKTQKENLEEKKLEETKMQKNLEEKKMEEQKTRKKSLEEKKSEETKTRKKSSEDKNTEETKTKTKSSEEKINDKVTTEAAEKSAETPQAESETKVEESSAEEQSKPKSDSSDGGEAEQQQKKSSTMTLTDSTLHRIHGDIRISLKTDNPDIRKCLTALDQLSMVYVTSQHVQRHSELVATLRKMRYYRANQAIMDKASMLYNRFKNAFLVGEGEEVVSAAFLRSLLEDKEREEAQRVEQWRERLRREEVLQEVKRRMGHVKERRRTDGGGEEEEQKEGEEGAPVDSS
- the LOC108892303 gene encoding trichohyalin isoform X3, translated to MPGKNSDSFKPGDLVFAKMKGFPYWPARICKSDDGYKKRVPVFFFGTHQIGSLPPENIIPYVGNKMKYGSGVRIKGFAEGMWEIQNTPGVGSKLKIPAKTNTQAAPAKQTPAPKTTNDKLKNTPTKSTPSKSAPVKPDSKPAAGRSAPSKATNKTETAAKTPTRASLRSAPETKPASASTDVTAADGSEAAATTRSRKTKTDSKPAPERPETDAAATRTRSAESEASQHKKRTPTSPAPAAGKKAKTTETTPTQTNKNNRGQRDREEEEEEEETSESQGVKRKRKERDEEEVEKETEEKTSADARGMKTRRSEKEEPKEEEKTKQDESKGKEETTRREEGQGRKRKREEKRGKVVQKKIKVWVKVDGLERKKREMKKRERMEKKRGVNSERGGTKTRGERKEKEERKTKDGGETGKKEEVKEKMMEEERSGEKSERERRKMRRGEKEEKKTKDEGEEGMKEEEKTVEKSERERMKTRKEEKEEQKEKTKDVEEGKKEVVKRTEEEKTGDKSESEGMKTRRGKIEEVKKDTEEEKKSRDGGEEGKNEEVKKTEEEKTGEMSEREGRRTRRGEKKKDTEEGKEEQKEKKTKDAEERKKEEVKKKMEEEKTGEKLEREGMKTRRGEKEEQKKDGGEEGKKEEVKKKMMEEKSGEKSESEGMKTRRGEKEEKKAKDEEEKKGETATEKVKDGKATEEKEKDGSSVDEERQRRLAAKRESLLKSLRGLLKAGRGVKRREMMKSAQKIELRKTTDKKSAKESTVAKVTSRKSGAKASVSKKMTVKTEIKRKREDKKERDEKEEKEKMKMSEQKMTAERKKKDEHKSDKSKTDEVKTKENVQKRDEKMKTEEKKNEGVKEKKVEVKKSDESKEQKDEEKKEERKIIGKIVKATVGQGAKVQVKTMMGGAMAAAEEEKKKKEGKTDSRKVEEKKKVKEGEKVERKLERTRAVTEDKKDKNVVEIEKKKKDKDEEMTMKTSEEQKMQKASNSQGEQNETETEKMTTLEEKNEEKSEKLDKELQEKKDDKSTADQTEEIKTQKKSLEDKKSGETTTKKKSSKEKKTEEIKTQKENLEEKKLEETKMQKNLEEKKMEEQKTRKKSLEEKKSEETKTRKKSSEDKNTEETKTKTKSSEEKINDKVTTEAAEKSAETPQAESETKVEESSAEEQSKPKSDSSDGGEAEQQQKKSSTMTLTDSTLHRIHGDIRISLKTDNPDIRKCLTALDQLSMVYVTSQHVQRHSELVATLRKMRYYRANQAIMDKASMLYNRFKNAFLVGEGEEVVSAAFLRSLLEDKEREEAQRVEQWRERLRREEVLQEVKRRMGHVKERRRTDGGGEEEEQKEGEEGAPVDSS
- the LOC108892303 gene encoding trichohyalin isoform X2, producing the protein MPGKNSDSFKPGDLVFAKMKGFPYWPARICKSDDGYKKRVPVFFFGTHQIGSLPPENIIPYVGNKMKYGSGVRIKGFAEGMWEIQNTPGVGSKLKIPAKTNTQAAPAKQTPAPKTTNDKLKNTPTKSTPSKSAPVKPDSKPAAGRSAPSKATNKTETAAKTPTRASLRSAPETKPASASTDVTAADGSEAAATTRSRKTKTDSKPAPERPETDAAATRTRSAESEVDASQHKKRTPTSPAPAGKKAKTTETTPTQTNKNNRGQRDREEEEEEEETSESQGVKRKRKERDEEEVEKETEEKTSADARGMKTRRSEKEEPKEEEKTKQDESKGKEETTRREEGQGRKRKREEKRGKVVQKKIKVWVKVDGLERKKREMKKRERMEKKRGVNSERGGTKTRGERKEKEERKTKDGGETGKKEEVKEKMMEEERSGEKSERERRKMRRGEKEEKKTKDEGEEGMKEEEKTVEKSERERMKTRKEEKEEQKEKTKDVEEGKKEVVKRTEEEKTGDKSESEGMKTRRGKIEEVKKDTEEEKKSRDGGEEGKNEEVKKTEEEKTGEMSEREGRRTRRGEKKKDTEEGKEEQKEKKTKDAEERKKEEVKKKMEEEKTGEKLEREGMKTRRGEKEEQKKDGGEEGKKEEVKKKMMEEKSGEKSESEGMKTRRGEKEEKKAKDEEEKKGETATEKVKDGKATEEKEKDGSSVDEERQRRLAAKRESLLKSLRGLLKAGRGVKRREMMKSAQKIELRKTTDKKSAKESTVAKVTSRKSGAKASVSKKMTVKTEIKRKREDKKERDEKEEKEKMKMSEQKMTAERKKKDEHKSDKSKTDEVKTKENVQKRDEKMKTEEKKNEGVKEKKVEVKKSDESKEQKDEEKKEERKIIGKIVKATVGQGAKVQVKTMMGGAMAAAEEEKKKKEGKTDSRKVEEKKKVKEGEKVERKLERTRAVTEDKKDKNVVEIEKKKKDKDEEMTMKTSEEQKMQKASNSQGEQNETETEKMTTLEEKNEEKSEKLDKELQEKKDDKSTADQTEEIKTQKKSLEDKKSGETTTKKKSSKEKKTEEIKTQKENLEEKKLEETKMQKNLEEKKMEEQKTRKKSLEEKKSEETKTRKKSSEDKNTEETKTKTKSSEEKINDKVTTEAAEKSAETPQAESETKVEESSAEEQSKPKSDSSDGGEAEQQQKKSSTMTLTDSTLHRIHGDIRISLKTDNPDIRKCLTALDQLSMVYVTSQHVQRHSELVATLRKMRYYRANQAIMDKASMLYNRFKNAFLVGEGEEVVSAAFLRSLLEDKEREEAQRVEQWRERLRREEVLQEVKRRMGHVKERRRTDGGGEEEEQKEGEEGAPVDSS
- the LOC108892303 gene encoding trichohyalin isoform X5, translated to MPGKNSDSFKPGDLVFAKMKGFPYWPARICKSDDGYKKRVPVFFFGTHQIGSLPPENIIPYVGNKMKYGSGVRIKGFAEGMWEIQNTPGVGSKLKIPAKTNTQAAPAKQTPAPKTTNDKLKNTPTKSTPSKSAPVKPDSKPAAGRSAPSKATNKTETAAKTPTRASLRSAPETKPASASTDVTAADGSEAAATTRSRKTKTDSKPAPERPETDAAATRTRSAESEVDASQHKKRTPTSPAPAAGKKAKTTETTPTQTNKNNRGQRDREEEEEEEETSESQGVKRKRKERDEEEVEKETEEKTSADARGMKTRRSEKEEPKEEEKTKQDESKGKEETTRREEGQGRKRKREEKRGKVVQKKIKVWVKVDGLERKKREMKKRERMEKKRGVNSERGGTKTRGERKEKEERKTKDGGETGKKEEVKEKMMEEERSGEKSERERRKMRRGEKEEKKTKDEGEEGMKEEEKTVEKSERERMKTRKEEKEEQKEKTKDVEEGKKEVVKRTEEEKTGDKSESEGMKTRRGKIEEVKKDTEEEKKSRDGGEEGKNEEVKKTEEEKTGEMSEREGRRTRRGEKKKDTEEGKEEQKEKKTKDAEERKKEEVKKKMEEEKTGEKLEREGMKTRRGEKEEQKKDGGEEGKKEEVKKKMMEEKSGEKSESEGMKTRRGEKEEKKAKDEEEKKGETATEKVKDGKATEEKEKDGSSVDEERQRRLAAKRESLLKSLRGLLKAGRGVKRREMMKSAQKIELRKTTDKKSAKESTVAKVTSRKSGAKASVSKKMTVKTEIKRKREDKKERDEKEEKEKMKMSEQKMTAERKKKDEHKSDKSKTDEVKTKENVQKRDEKMKTEEKKNEGVKEKKVEVKKSDESKEQKDEEKKEERKIIGKIVKATVGQGAKVQVKTMMGGAMAAAEEEKKKKEGKTDSRKVEEKKKVKEGEKVERKLERTRAVTEDKKDKNVVEIEKKKKDKDEEMTMKTSEEQKMQKASNSQGEQNETETEKMTTLEEKNEEKSEKLDKELQEKKDDKSTADQTEEIKTQKKSLEDKKSGETTTKKKSSKEKKTEEIKTQKENLEEKKLEETKMQKNLEEKKMEEQKTRKKSLEEKKSEETKTRKKSSEDKNTEETKTKTKSSEEKINDKVTTEAAEKSAETPQAESETKVEESSAEEQSKPKSDSSDGGEAEQQQKKSSTMTLTDSTLHRIHGDIRISLKTDNPDIRKCLTALDQLSMVYVTSQHVQRHSELVATLRKMRYYRANQAIMDKASMLYNRFKNAFLVGEGEEVVSAAFLRSLLEDKEREEAQRVEQWRERLRREEVLQEVKRRMGHVKERRRTDGGGEEEEQKEAPVDSS
- the LOC108892303 gene encoding trichohyalin isoform X1, which encodes MPGKNSDSFKPGDLVFAKMKGFPYWPARICKSDDGYKKRVPVFFFGTHQIGSLPPENIIPYVGNKMKYGSGVRIKGFAEGMWEIQNTPGVGSKLKIPAKTNTQAAPAKQTPAPKTTNDKLKNTPTKSTPSKSAPVKPDSKPAAGRSAPSKATNKTETAAKTPTRASLRSAPETKPASASTDVTAADGSEAAATTRSRKTKTDSKPAPERPETDAAATRTRSAESEVDASQHKKRTPTSPAPAAGKKAKTTETTPTQTNKNNRGQRDREEEEEEEETSESQGVKRKRKERDEEEVEKETEEKTSADARGMKTRRSEKEEPKEEEKTKQDESKGKEETTRREEGQGRKRKREEKRGKVVQKKIKVWVKVDGLERKKREMKKRERMEKKRGVNSERGGTKTRGERKEKEERKTKDGGETGKKEEVKEKMMEEERSGEKSERERRKMRRGEKEEKKTKDEGEEGMKEEEKTVEKSERERMKTRKEEKEEQKEKTKDVEEGKKEVVKRTEEEKTGDKSESEGMKTRRGKIEEVKKDTEEEKKSRDGGEEGKNEEVKKTEEEKTGEMSEREGRRTRRGEKKKDTEEGKEEQKEKKTKDAEERKKEEVKKKMEEEKTGEKLEREGMKTRRGEKEEQKKDGGEEGKKEEVKKKMMEEKSGEKSESEGMKTRRGEKEEKKAKDEEEKKGETATEKVKDGKATEEKEKDGSSVDEERQRRLAAKRESLLKSLRGLLKAGRGVKRREMMKSAQKIELRKTTDKKSAKESTVAKVTSRKSGAKASVSKKMTVKTEIKRKREDKKERDEKEEKEKMKMSEQKMTAERKKKDEHKSDKSKTDEVKTKENVQKRDEKMKTEEKKNEGVKEKKVEVKKSDESKEQKDEEKKEERKIIGKIVKATVGQGAKVQVKTMMGGAMAAAEEEKKKKEGKTDSRKVEEKKKVKEGEKVERKLERTRAVTEDKKDKNVVEIEKKKKDKDEEMTMKTSEEQKMQKASNSQGEQNETETEKMTTLEEKNEEKSEKLDKELQEKKDDKSTADQTEEIKTQKKSLEDKKSGETTTKKKSSKEKKTEEIKTQKENLEEKKLEETKMQKNLEEKKMEEQKTRKKSLEEKKSEETKTRKKSSEDKNTEETKTKTKSSEEKINDKVTTEAAEKSAETPQAESETKVEESSAEEQSKPKSDSSDGGEAEQQQKKSSTMTLTDSTLHRIHGDIRISLKTDNPDIRKCLTALDQLSMVYVTSQHVQRHSELVATLRKMRYYRANQAIMDKASMLYNRFKNAFLVGEGEEVVSAAFLRSLLEDKEREEAQRVEQWRERLRREEVLQEVKRRMGHVKERRRTDGGGEEEEQKEGEEGAPVDSS